The Kroppenstedtia pulmonis genome has a segment encoding these proteins:
- a CDS encoding adenosylhomocysteinase, whose protein sequence is MSSGLNSVVRDMSLAPQGRLKMDWARQHMPVMNRIREEFATERPLAGQKVAISLHLEAKTACLAELLRDAGAEVAITGSNPLSTKDDVAAALAESGVTVFAKYDPTPEEYKEHLIMTLETQPDLIIDDGGDLVTILHSERPDLLQQVKGGCEETTTGILRLRSLEKTGDLQFPMIAVNDAYSKFLFDNRYGTGQSVWDGINRATNLVVAGKTVVVVGYGWCGRGVAMRAEGLGARVIVTEVDPIKATEAHMDGFAVMPMSDAAQVGDVFVTVTGNKKVVAEEHFALMKDGALLANAGHFDVEIDKFALEEMASSKRIVRQDITEYQMEDGRRIYLLCDGRLVNLVAGDGHPAEIMDMTFALQTLCLMYVNENFDKIGKHVLDVPYHIDEQVSIYKLESLGIRIDDLTREQEEYLASWKV, encoded by the coding sequence ATGAGTTCAGGATTAAACAGTGTGGTACGAGATATGAGTTTGGCTCCTCAAGGACGGTTGAAGATGGATTGGGCTCGTCAACATATGCCGGTGATGAACCGCATACGGGAAGAGTTTGCGACGGAACGTCCCCTGGCTGGACAGAAAGTGGCGATTTCCCTTCACTTAGAAGCCAAAACGGCTTGCCTGGCGGAACTGCTCCGGGATGCCGGGGCAGAAGTGGCTATAACCGGAAGCAATCCCTTGTCGACCAAGGATGATGTGGCCGCCGCACTGGCGGAATCCGGTGTGACGGTATTTGCCAAGTATGATCCGACTCCTGAGGAATACAAGGAGCATTTGATCATGACCTTGGAAACCCAACCTGATCTGATCATTGATGACGGCGGGGATTTGGTTACCATCCTGCACAGCGAGCGACCGGACTTGTTGCAACAGGTTAAAGGCGGATGCGAGGAAACGACAACGGGTATTTTACGATTACGCTCCCTGGAGAAAACAGGGGATCTGCAATTTCCGATGATCGCCGTAAACGACGCATACTCCAAGTTCCTTTTTGACAATCGGTACGGTACCGGTCAGTCAGTATGGGATGGAATCAACAGAGCGACCAACCTGGTAGTGGCCGGGAAAACCGTTGTGGTTGTCGGTTACGGATGGTGCGGTCGCGGGGTGGCTATGCGTGCTGAAGGTCTGGGAGCCCGGGTGATCGTGACGGAAGTCGATCCCATTAAAGCGACAGAGGCCCATATGGATGGATTTGCTGTGATGCCGATGTCCGATGCGGCTCAAGTGGGGGATGTATTTGTCACGGTGACCGGGAATAAAAAGGTGGTTGCCGAGGAGCACTTTGCGCTTATGAAGGACGGGGCCTTGTTGGCAAATGCCGGACACTTTGATGTCGAGATCGATAAGTTTGCTTTGGAGGAGATGGCTTCTTCCAAACGGATTGTCCGCCAGGATATTACGGAATACCAAATGGAAGATGGTCGCCGGATTTATTTGTTATGTGACGGTCGTTTGGTCAATTTGGTGGCGGGAGACGGTCACCCGGCGGAAATCATGGATATGACCTTTGCACTGCAGACCCTTTGTTTGATGTATGTAAATGAGAACTTTGATAAAATCGGTAAACACGTTTTGGATGTTCCTTATCATATCGATGAACAAGTATCCATTTACAAATTGGAATCCTTGGGAATCCGGATTGATGATTTAACACGGGAACAGGAAGAGTACTTGGCAAGTTGGAAAGTTTGA
- a CDS encoding UDP-N-acetylmuramoyl-L-alanyl-D-glutamate--2,6-diaminopimelate ligase — MKLKTLVGSLVLAEVTGDPNTEITGIQMDSRQVKPGDLFIALKGFTVNGNQFIPQALRQGAAALLTEEEVEASVPVVRVPDAKRAMAVIADVFFRHPTQELKLIGLTGTNGKTTTAHLIRHLLQENGAETGLIGTINMRIGSNVYPVKNTTPESLDLQRNFRMMVDAGCQYAVIEASSHALHMGRTRGCLFRTGVFTNLTQDHLDYHETMEEYRDAKSLLFSQLGNRYNDKAPSQSLAILNADDPVSEQFKRVTPAQVITYGIENEADVKGEDIYFTPSGTRFTMRTFRGDIQVDMKLMGKFSVYNALAAAAVALSEGIDLEKIRHSLGGIQGVDGRFEQVDAGQSFHVLVDYAHTPDSLENVLQTAGEFVQGRVISVVGCGGDRDRTKRPVMAGIAAQYSDITILTSDNPRTEDPWQILNDMLEGLKQVPSDRYITLVDRGEAIRHAVEIAEEGDVVLIAGKGHETYQEIHGVRHDFDDREVARQALIQRGQSDDTNHL; from the coding sequence ATGAAATTGAAGACTTTGGTCGGCTCTCTCGTGCTGGCAGAAGTTACAGGAGATCCCAATACGGAAATCACAGGGATACAAATGGATTCCCGACAAGTGAAACCGGGGGATTTGTTTATTGCTTTAAAAGGCTTTACTGTCAATGGAAATCAATTTATTCCACAAGCACTGAGACAAGGGGCTGCTGCTCTTCTGACAGAAGAGGAGGTGGAAGCCAGTGTCCCGGTTGTTCGTGTTCCCGATGCCAAAAGAGCGATGGCGGTGATTGCAGATGTCTTTTTCCGCCACCCGACTCAGGAGCTAAAGCTGATCGGTTTGACAGGAACCAACGGTAAAACGACTACCGCACATCTGATCCGGCATTTATTGCAGGAAAACGGGGCGGAAACCGGGCTGATCGGCACGATTAATATGAGGATCGGATCCAATGTGTATCCAGTTAAAAATACAACCCCTGAATCCCTGGATCTGCAACGAAATTTTCGGATGATGGTGGATGCCGGATGTCAATATGCTGTCATTGAGGCCTCCTCCCATGCTTTACACATGGGCCGGACAAGGGGCTGTCTGTTTCGGACAGGTGTTTTCACCAATTTGACGCAGGACCATCTGGATTATCATGAGACAATGGAGGAGTATCGGGACGCCAAAAGTCTCCTTTTCAGTCAGCTGGGAAACCGATACAATGATAAGGCTCCATCTCAAAGCTTGGCCATCCTGAATGCTGACGATCCGGTTTCGGAACAATTCAAACGGGTGACTCCGGCTCAGGTGATCACCTATGGGATTGAAAATGAGGCGGATGTAAAAGGAGAGGATATCTACTTTACTCCCAGCGGTACCCGTTTTACCATGCGCACCTTTCGGGGCGATATCCAAGTGGATATGAAGTTGATGGGTAAATTTAGTGTCTATAATGCCCTGGCTGCAGCTGCCGTCGCTTTGAGTGAAGGGATAGACTTGGAGAAAATCCGTCATTCTCTGGGTGGAATCCAGGGAGTGGATGGACGGTTTGAACAAGTGGATGCAGGGCAGTCCTTTCATGTTCTGGTTGATTATGCCCATACTCCTGACAGCCTGGAAAATGTGTTGCAAACCGCTGGAGAGTTTGTCCAAGGTCGGGTGATCAGTGTGGTGGGGTGCGGCGGAGACCGGGATCGGACAAAGCGTCCTGTAATGGCCGGGATTGCCGCCCAATATAGTGACATCACCATCTTGACATCGGATAATCCCCGAACTGAAGATCCCTGGCAAATATTGAATGATATGTTGGAGGGATTGAAACAAGTTCCATCGGATCGCTACATAACCCTGGTTGACAGAGGTGAAGCCATCCGACATGCCGTGGAGATTGCCGAAGAAGGTGATGTGGTACTCATCGCCGGCAAAGGCCATGAGACCTATCAGGAAATACACGGTGTACGTCATGATTTTGATGACAGGGAAGTAGCCCGACAAGCATTGATACAGAGAGGACAGTCTGATGATACAAACCACTTGTGA
- the mraZ gene encoding division/cell wall cluster transcriptional repressor MraZ, whose amino-acid sequence MFMGEYRHNVDDKGRLIMPSKYREELGSSFVVTRGLDHCLFGYPLSEWRYLEQKLKALPFTQADARAFTRFFFSGATVVELDKQGRITIPVNLRKFAKLAKECVVIGVSNRVEIWSEEAWEAYYETSEDSFNEIAEKLVELDLNL is encoded by the coding sequence GTGTTCATGGGGGAGTATCGGCACAATGTGGACGACAAAGGTCGATTGATCATGCCGTCCAAGTACCGGGAGGAGCTGGGGAGCTCCTTTGTTGTCACCCGTGGACTTGACCATTGTTTGTTTGGATACCCCTTATCGGAGTGGAGATATTTGGAGCAAAAACTAAAAGCTTTGCCTTTTACTCAGGCGGATGCTCGAGCCTTTACCCGTTTTTTCTTTTCCGGCGCCACGGTGGTGGAGTTGGATAAACAAGGTAGAATTACGATTCCGGTTAATTTGAGGAAATTTGCCAAGTTGGCGAAGGAATGTGTCGTGATCGGCGTGTCCAATCGTGTGGAAATCTGGAGTGAAGAAGCGTGGGAAGCGTACTATGAAACCTCGGAAGACTCCTTCAATGAAATCGCCGAAAAGCTTGTGGAACTGGATTTGAATCTGTAG
- a CDS encoding stage V sporulation protein D: MSDVRNQVRKRLFIALLIGLLLFAGLLVRLAYVQFVQGKWLNTKAQDLWNRDIPFEGKRGRMLDRNGEVMAYNVSAPSVLAIPAQIKNPAHTTKQLAQILLASEDKIYKMLTKKQLIVRITPEGRKVSEERAREIQALRIPGIVVAEDNKRHYPEGHMAAHILGFAGIDNQGLAGLELVYDDYLRGKPGRVSFGANAKGERLPGGKDQYTPPKDGLDLVLTLDKSIQGILEREMDQAMVRHQPENVLAIAMDPKTGEILGMGSRPTFRPDQYRNVDAEVYNRNLPIWKTYEPGSTFKIITLAAALEERKVDLTEHFHDPGYVKVAGARLRCWKHGGHGSQTYREVVENSCNPGFVNLGQRLGEKKLFDYIKKFGFGQKTGIDLNGEARGILFSPEKAGPVELATTSFGQGVSVTPMQQVAAVSAAVNGGKLMKPHLQKAWRDPESGEQIQEVTPTVKRQVISEDTSKKVRETLESVVAKGTGRKAFIDSYRVGGKTGTAQKVGPNGHYLRNNHIVSFIGFAPADDPQLVVYVAVDNPKGIQFGGVVAAPIVRNILYDSLRYMKVEKRKDQIPPEKTPLTTPFVEVPDLIGQEIDDIRNSLHDTPLRVSGKGKDVINQAPKPGERVKKGTPIRIYLGDK; the protein is encoded by the coding sequence TTGTCGGATGTACGAAATCAAGTACGTAAGCGTCTTTTCATCGCCTTGTTAATTGGGTTACTCTTATTTGCCGGACTGTTGGTTCGTCTCGCTTATGTACAGTTTGTACAGGGAAAGTGGTTGAACACCAAAGCGCAGGATTTATGGAATCGGGATATTCCTTTTGAGGGTAAACGGGGACGGATGTTGGATCGCAATGGAGAAGTGATGGCTTACAATGTAAGCGCACCCTCAGTATTGGCGATCCCGGCTCAGATTAAAAACCCGGCTCACACGACGAAGCAGTTGGCTCAAATTCTGCTGGCTTCAGAAGATAAAATCTATAAGATGCTGACGAAAAAACAGTTGATTGTGCGTATTACACCGGAGGGAAGGAAAGTATCCGAGGAACGGGCCCGGGAGATACAAGCCTTGCGGATTCCCGGCATTGTGGTGGCGGAAGATAATAAGCGACACTATCCAGAGGGTCACATGGCTGCGCACATTTTGGGTTTTGCCGGGATTGACAATCAAGGATTGGCCGGATTGGAACTGGTTTATGACGATTACCTGCGGGGAAAGCCCGGTCGTGTTTCTTTCGGAGCCAATGCCAAGGGAGAACGATTGCCAGGGGGAAAGGATCAGTATACACCCCCCAAAGACGGTTTGGATCTGGTTTTGACATTGGATAAAAGTATCCAGGGAATACTGGAACGGGAAATGGATCAGGCGATGGTCCGCCATCAGCCTGAAAATGTACTGGCCATCGCCATGGATCCAAAAACCGGTGAAATTCTCGGAATGGGCAGCCGCCCCACCTTTCGTCCTGATCAATACCGAAATGTAGACGCTGAAGTTTATAACCGCAATTTGCCGATCTGGAAAACCTATGAGCCAGGTTCGACCTTTAAAATTATTACATTGGCAGCCGCCCTTGAAGAGAGAAAGGTGGATTTGACTGAACATTTCCATGACCCTGGTTATGTGAAAGTGGCGGGTGCCCGGTTACGATGTTGGAAGCATGGTGGACACGGCAGTCAAACATACCGGGAAGTAGTGGAGAACTCCTGTAACCCTGGGTTTGTCAATCTGGGTCAGCGACTGGGGGAGAAGAAACTATTTGACTATATCAAAAAGTTCGGTTTTGGCCAAAAAACCGGTATTGACTTGAATGGAGAAGCAAGAGGGATCCTTTTTTCACCGGAAAAAGCGGGACCTGTGGAATTGGCCACAACGTCCTTCGGTCAGGGAGTTTCCGTTACACCCATGCAACAGGTAGCCGCAGTGTCAGCTGCAGTCAATGGTGGAAAGTTAATGAAACCGCATTTGCAAAAAGCGTGGAGGGATCCTGAATCCGGTGAACAGATTCAGGAAGTGACTCCCACTGTGAAACGTCAGGTTATATCTGAAGACACCTCCAAAAAAGTGAGGGAAACACTGGAGAGTGTGGTAGCCAAAGGAACCGGGCGGAAAGCTTTCATTGACAGCTATCGGGTGGGTGGGAAGACGGGAACCGCTCAAAAAGTAGGACCCAATGGTCATTATTTGCGAAACAATCACATCGTTTCTTTTATCGGTTTTGCCCCGGCGGATGATCCACAGTTGGTGGTTTATGTGGCAGTGGATAATCCCAAAGGCATTCAATTTGGCGGCGTGGTGGCGGCACCGATCGTACGCAATATTCTTTATGACAGTCTTCGCTATATGAAGGTGGAAAAACGAAAGGATCAGATTCCCCCGGAAAAAACACCCTTGACTACACCCTTTGTTGAAGTTCCTGACCTGATCGGGCAGGAAATTGATGATATCCGAAACAGCCTACATGATACGCCTCTTCGGGTATCCGGAAAAGGGAAAGATGTCATCAATCAGGCACCCAAACCAGGGGAAAGAGTGAAAAAGGGGACGCCTATTCGTATCTATCTGGGTGACAAATGA
- the rsmH gene encoding 16S rRNA (cytosine(1402)-N(4))-methyltransferase RsmH, giving the protein MFRHETVLKEEAVDGLMVRSGGIYVDCTLGGAGHSRMIAGKLDKSGTLIGIDQDDRALEAAEKRLQPFDCHVRLIKSNFRYLKQVLEDLGIRKVDGILFDLGVSSPQLDEGERGFSYHQEAPLDMRMDPQGELTAEIIVNTWSEEALSSILSRYGEERFARRIARRIVEHRSREKIETTRELAELIKEAIPAPARRRGPHPARRSFQGIRIAVNDELNAFEEALGQAVDCLVPGGRVSVITFHSLEDRICKRIFRENASGCICPPDFPVCNCGRKPVLRLIHKKPILPTKVEVEHNPRARSAKLRIAEKCEEGPK; this is encoded by the coding sequence TTGTTTCGTCATGAAACCGTTCTAAAAGAAGAAGCAGTGGATGGATTAATGGTCCGGTCCGGGGGCATTTATGTGGATTGCACACTTGGGGGAGCCGGACACAGTCGCATGATTGCCGGGAAGCTGGACAAATCAGGAACATTGATCGGAATCGATCAAGATGACAGGGCATTGGAGGCAGCTGAAAAACGGCTTCAACCTTTTGATTGTCATGTGAGGCTGATAAAAAGTAACTTTCGGTATCTGAAACAAGTGTTGGAGGATTTGGGGATCAGGAAAGTGGATGGAATCCTGTTTGATTTGGGAGTCTCTTCCCCGCAACTGGATGAAGGGGAGCGGGGTTTCAGTTATCATCAGGAGGCTCCCTTGGATATGCGAATGGATCCCCAGGGGGAGTTAACGGCGGAGATCATAGTCAACACCTGGTCTGAGGAAGCTTTGTCTTCTATTTTGTCACGATATGGAGAAGAACGTTTTGCCCGTCGTATTGCCAGGCGTATTGTGGAACATCGCAGCAGGGAGAAAATCGAAACGACTCGGGAATTGGCGGAGCTTATTAAAGAAGCGATTCCTGCTCCTGCTCGTCGAAGAGGTCCCCATCCGGCCCGCCGTAGCTTTCAGGGAATCCGTATCGCTGTCAATGATGAGCTCAATGCCTTTGAAGAAGCCCTGGGCCAAGCAGTTGATTGTTTGGTTCCCGGTGGACGGGTTAGTGTGATTACATTCCATTCCTTGGAGGATCGGATTTGCAAGAGGATTTTTAGAGAAAATGCCAGCGGATGCATCTGCCCGCCAGATTTTCCTGTCTGTAATTGTGGCAGAAAACCGGTTTTGCGGTTAATTCACAAAAAGCCTATTTTACCGACAAAGGTGGAGGTGGAACATAACCCGCGGGCTCGTTCGGCCAAGCTGCGAATTGCCGAAAAGTGTGAGGAGGGTCCAAAATAA
- a CDS encoding PASTA domain-containing penicillin-binding protein — protein MGSTRRSKKRSLFVGMCCVILLTTVIFRLLWLQTVEASFLRERAEKTWEKNEVIQPKRGTIMDRNEIVLAEEVNAYIIAADLKQVKQPRQTARKLAPLLKMPEEVLYKRLTKKGVNQVELRSSGHYKVSQRTRNEIMKLGLKGIYGIKTSGRNYLEEEQAAHVLGFVNGEGEPVGGVEQEYDALLKGKKGSIRFNKDGNGIRTPDGAEEFRPPEDGKDLLLTLDSRIQQRTEEALDKIMKQYRAKGATAIVADPNSGEILAMANRPTFNPARYGSTWKSGSNTVNTAISSQYEPGSTFKIVTMAAALEEGEFDPDKTFQSGSVKVGKQTIRDWNDQGWGDISYAEGVYLSSNVAFVHLAEKLGQETLIRYIDRFGFGRVTEKTGQKTGIDLPAEEQGYFFGHEPLHEVEMASTAFGQGIAVTPLQQVMAVSAIANGGTLYRPHVLKEVRKPGTKEKVKKVKPYVLRKQVVSKETAAQARDLLRGAVTRGTGKEAEVKGFSVAGKTGTAQKPHPDGKGYIQGEYVVSFIGFAPADDPRLVVYLAVDEPGEGSGGGTVAAPAVRDIIKDALTIMGEKPDNRNASADVEASREKTAANWVEMPVDEVKKELEKQQIRVEVLGSGDKVMAQYPAGGNRIPSSSSVYLLTEPVKALNMPDLYGKSLREAKDICKLLHLHADVEGEGYVISQSIQPGERIMDKKKVRLQLTGQPPS, from the coding sequence GTGGGTTCGACAAGAAGAAGCAAAAAACGATCACTGTTTGTCGGAATGTGTTGTGTCATTCTTCTGACAACAGTGATCTTTCGATTATTATGGCTTCAAACAGTGGAAGCTTCCTTTTTACGTGAAAGGGCAGAGAAAACCTGGGAGAAAAATGAGGTCATTCAACCAAAGCGCGGTACGATAATGGACCGCAATGAAATCGTGTTGGCAGAGGAAGTGAATGCTTATATTATTGCCGCTGATTTAAAGCAAGTAAAACAACCGAGACAAACAGCCCGGAAGTTGGCACCACTGCTAAAGATGCCGGAGGAAGTTTTGTATAAACGTTTGACGAAAAAAGGAGTCAACCAGGTTGAACTTCGAAGTAGCGGGCATTACAAAGTATCCCAGAGAACCCGAAATGAAATTATGAAGTTGGGTCTGAAAGGGATCTATGGGATTAAGACCTCTGGACGAAACTATTTAGAAGAGGAGCAAGCTGCTCATGTTCTCGGTTTTGTTAATGGGGAAGGGGAACCCGTCGGCGGAGTGGAGCAGGAGTACGATGCCTTGCTGAAGGGAAAAAAGGGTTCAATTCGTTTTAACAAGGATGGTAACGGAATCCGGACGCCTGATGGGGCTGAAGAATTCCGACCTCCGGAAGATGGAAAGGATCTTCTTTTAACGTTGGACAGTCGGATTCAACAACGGACAGAGGAAGCATTGGACAAAATCATGAAACAATACCGGGCCAAAGGAGCCACAGCCATTGTGGCGGACCCCAATTCCGGGGAAATTTTGGCCATGGCCAATCGTCCTACTTTTAATCCTGCTCGTTACGGAAGTACATGGAAGTCCGGGAGCAATACAGTCAATACTGCGATCAGTTCGCAATATGAGCCTGGCTCCACCTTTAAAATAGTAACCATGGCAGCTGCACTTGAGGAGGGTGAATTCGATCCCGATAAAACGTTTCAATCCGGATCTGTGAAAGTGGGAAAACAGACGATCCGGGACTGGAATGATCAGGGATGGGGGGACATTTCCTATGCGGAGGGGGTCTATCTTTCCAGTAATGTGGCCTTTGTTCACTTGGCAGAAAAGTTGGGACAGGAGACCTTGATTCGATATATTGACCGGTTTGGCTTTGGGCGTGTGACAGAGAAAACGGGTCAGAAGACAGGAATCGATCTACCGGCAGAAGAACAGGGCTACTTTTTTGGACATGAACCCCTTCATGAAGTGGAAATGGCTTCTACCGCTTTTGGTCAGGGAATAGCCGTTACCCCCCTTCAACAAGTGATGGCTGTTTCCGCCATAGCCAACGGAGGAACGTTATACCGCCCTCATGTGTTAAAGGAAGTTCGAAAGCCGGGTACAAAGGAAAAGGTGAAAAAGGTAAAACCTTATGTCCTGCGAAAACAGGTGGTTTCCAAAGAAACAGCAGCCCAGGCAAGGGATCTGCTCCGGGGAGCGGTTACGAGAGGAACAGGCAAAGAAGCAGAGGTGAAGGGTTTTTCTGTTGCCGGCAAGACTGGAACAGCCCAAAAGCCTCATCCGGATGGAAAAGGATATATCCAAGGTGAATATGTGGTATCCTTTATCGGCTTCGCTCCTGCAGATGATCCCCGATTGGTCGTGTATCTCGCAGTTGATGAACCGGGAGAAGGTTCCGGTGGAGGAACGGTGGCAGCCCCTGCTGTCCGGGATATTATCAAAGATGCCCTGACCATCATGGGGGAAAAACCGGATAATCGAAATGCTTCTGCCGATGTAGAGGCTTCCAGAGAAAAAACTGCAGCAAATTGGGTTGAAATGCCCGTTGATGAAGTGAAAAAAGAGTTGGAGAAACAACAGATACGTGTTGAAGTATTGGGTAGCGGAGACAAAGTTATGGCCCAATATCCGGCTGGAGGGAATCGAATACCCTCAAGCTCTTCGGTTTATTTGCTGACAGAGCCAGTTAAAGCTCTCAATATGCCGGATTTATATGGTAAATCTTTACGGGAAGCGAAGGACATTTGTAAACTGCTTCATTTGCATGCTGATGTGGAAGGAGAGGGGTACGTGATCAGTCAGTCCATACAGCCGGGAGAACGGATCATGGATAAGAAGAAGGTTCGCCTCCAATTAACAGGTCAGCCTCCTTCCTGA
- the ftsL gene encoding cell division protein FtsL: MREYRGNVSVAYQLEQPDRVAQRKRMPQKRGLSAGEKMLYLVSILIVVAVSTLILSRYAAMAELNLQASDIQRNIAQLQEENQQLESETKELMSSERIRRFAEDRGMIQGRSNKLFLQGKETR; this comes from the coding sequence ATGAGAGAATACCGGGGAAATGTCTCAGTTGCCTATCAGCTGGAGCAACCGGACAGAGTGGCACAAAGAAAAAGAATGCCGCAAAAGAGGGGTCTTTCCGCCGGAGAAAAAATGTTGTATCTGGTTAGCATCCTGATAGTTGTCGCCGTTTCAACCTTGATTCTTTCCCGTTACGCGGCGATGGCTGAGCTAAACCTGCAGGCTTCCGATATACAGCGAAATATTGCTCAGCTGCAGGAGGAAAACCAGCAACTGGAATCGGAGACAAAAGAATTAATGAGTTCAGAGCGAATCCGACGTTTCGCTGAGGATCGCGGCATGATCCAGGGGCGGAGCAACAAACTCTTCCTACAGGGCAAAGAAACCCGGTAG
- a CDS encoding UDP-N-acetylmuramoyl-tripeptide--D-alanyl-D-alanine ligase — protein MIQTTCESVCRMVEGKLYGKVSDAQLMIMGVSTDTRTLQTNQLFIPLVGERFNGHQFLDQAVAMGAAAALWQKDQPMPEKSSIPLLVVEDTLVALQTLAACYRRETGVKVVAVTGSNGKTTTKDLIGSALAVKYRVHRTQGNLNNHIGLPLTILSMPRETEIAVLEMGMNHTGEISALSRIAQPDVAVVTNIGEAHLEFLGSREAIADAKLEIRDGLSEQGLLIVDGDEPLLKERLARENRQVIRVGWNEENDDRIQGIRLKGIQGITFTSFATGHQFELPLMGKHNALNALLAVVVGRHFGMKETEIQKGLQQSEQSGMRLETQMARNGMTIINDAYNASPTAMKATIDLLMSLDPGKEKWVLLADMLELGSKEADYHREVGRYAVMKGVHRIYTYGERGHWIAQGAREAKGQQVNHFQSVEEAAAVLSRDGGQEVILLVKASRGALLENVIELLKKGENEH, from the coding sequence ATGATACAAACCACTTGTGAATCGGTCTGCCGCATGGTGGAAGGAAAGCTGTACGGGAAGGTGTCAGATGCCCAACTGATGATTATGGGGGTCTCGACTGATACCCGTACTCTTCAAACCAATCAGCTTTTTATCCCGCTGGTTGGGGAACGGTTTAATGGGCATCAATTTCTGGATCAAGCAGTAGCGATGGGAGCTGCAGCAGCATTGTGGCAAAAGGATCAGCCCATGCCCGAAAAATCATCGATTCCCTTGTTGGTGGTAGAGGACACCCTGGTGGCTCTACAAACATTGGCAGCCTGCTATCGCCGGGAAACCGGGGTAAAGGTGGTGGCGGTTACCGGAAGCAATGGCAAAACTACCACCAAAGATTTAATCGGTTCGGCTTTAGCTGTCAAGTATAGGGTTCACCGCACACAGGGTAATCTGAACAACCATATCGGATTGCCCCTGACTATTTTGTCCATGCCGAGGGAAACGGAAATCGCTGTACTGGAAATGGGGATGAACCATACCGGGGAAATCTCTGCTCTTTCCCGGATCGCTCAGCCGGATGTTGCAGTGGTAACCAATATCGGGGAAGCGCATTTGGAGTTTTTAGGAAGCCGGGAAGCTATCGCTGATGCCAAACTGGAGATCCGGGACGGATTATCAGAACAGGGTTTGTTAATCGTGGATGGAGATGAGCCTCTGTTGAAGGAGCGGCTTGCCCGTGAGAATCGGCAAGTGATCCGTGTCGGATGGAACGAGGAAAATGACGACAGGATCCAGGGAATTCGATTGAAAGGAATCCAGGGAATCACCTTTACCTCCTTCGCTACAGGGCACCAGTTTGAACTTCCCTTAATGGGAAAACACAATGCTCTCAATGCCTTGTTGGCGGTGGTTGTGGGTCGCCATTTTGGAATGAAAGAAACAGAGATCCAGAAGGGTCTCCAACAGTCAGAGCAATCCGGAATGCGTTTGGAAACCCAAATGGCCCGTAATGGAATGACCATTATCAATGATGCATACAATGCCAGCCCCACAGCGATGAAAGCAACCATTGATCTGTTGATGTCCCTGGATCCCGGGAAAGAAAAATGGGTGCTGTTGGCGGATATGTTGGAGTTGGGTAGCAAGGAGGCGGACTATCACCGGGAAGTGGGCCGCTATGCTGTGATGAAAGGAGTCCACCGTATCTATACCTATGGAGAACGGGGACACTGGATTGCTCAAGGTGCCCGGGAAGCGAAAGGACAGCAGGTAAATCACTTTCAATCTGTCGAGGAAGCGGCGGCTGTTCTCTCCCGTGATGGGGGACAGGAAGTGATTCTGTTGGTCAAGGCATCCAGGGGAGCCTTGCTGGAAAATGTAATCGAGCTTTTGAAAAAAGGAGAGAATGAGCACTAA